A portion of the Nyctibius grandis isolate bNycGra1 chromosome 31, bNycGra1.pri, whole genome shotgun sequence genome contains these proteins:
- the LOC137674918 gene encoding acrosin-like, whose amino-acid sequence MDLLRVIVLLSVCWPVHGMLDSCGGTCGLRPMVSRYGSSRVVGGTDAQPGAWPWIVSIQAPWKTGTGHVCGGSLISSQWVLTAAHCFIKVSHISTWRVVIGVTQLSQEGPETQVRNIARLLVHENYTQGPEENDIALLVLDQPVQCGYYVQLACVPDASLRVSELTTCYVSGWGSTTPRSGQTSDALQEAQVHLIDVELCNSSWWYRGAIHTHNLCAGYPQGGIDTCQGDSGGPLVCKDKSADYFWLVGVTSWGYGCGRARQPGVYTSTQHFYDWILVQMGLRPAVTATPAPQPVLTTTPLQTPTPTQSGSFRSCPFLVRKIVELFNLLKKFMQHLKG is encoded by the exons ATGGATTTGCTCCGCGTCATCGTCCTGCTGTCCGTGTGCTGGCCTGTGCACGGCATGTTGGACAGCTGTGG AGGGACCTGCGGGCTGCGGCCCATGGTTTCTCGCTATGGCTCATCGCGCGTCGTGGGTGGCACAGATGCCCAGCCAGGAGCCTGGCCCTGGATCGTCAGCATCCAGGCTCCCTGGAAAACAGGCACAGGGCATGTATGTGGAGGGTCCCTCATCAGCTCACAGTGGGTCCTCACAGCAGCCCACTGCTTCATCAAGGTCAG CCACATCAGCACGTGGCGCGTGGTGATCGGGGTCACCCAGTTGAGCCAGGAGGGCCCTGAGACCCAAGTGCGCAATATTGCGCGGCTCCTGGTTCACGAAAACTACACACAGGGCCCGGAGGAGAACGACATTGCGTTGCTGGTATTGGACCAGCCTGTCCAGTGCGGCTACTATGTCCAGCTGGCCTGTGTGCCCGACGCCTCGCTGAGAGTGTCAGAGCTGACCACCTGCTACGTCAGCGGCTGGGGTTCCACGACTCCAAGAT CTGGACAAACCAGCGATGCGCTGCAGGAGGCCCAGGTCCACCTCATCGACGTCGAGCTCTGTAACAGCAGCTGGTGGTACAGAGGGGCCATCCACACCCACAACTTGTGTGCTGGCTACCCGCAGGGTGGCATCGACACCTGCCAG GGTGACAGCGGTGGTCCTCTCGTCTGCAAAGACAAGAGCGCTGACTACTTCTGGCTTGTTGGGGTGACCAGCTGGGGTTATGGCTGTGGGAGAGCAAGGCAGCCCGGAGTCTACACCTCCACTCAGCACTTCTACGACTGGATCCTGGTCCAGATGGGACTGCGCCCAGCAGTGACGGCTACTCCAGCGCCACAGCCAGTCCTCACCACAACCCCCTTGCAGACGCCAACACCCACGCAGTCGGGCAGCTTTAGGTCCTGTCCATTTCTAGTCCGGAAGATCGTGGAACTCTTCAATCTGCTGAAGAAGTTCATGCAGCACCTAAAGGGGTGA
- the LOC137674919 gene encoding acrosin-like: protein MDLLRVIVLLSVCWPVHGMWDNCGGTCGLRPMVSRYGSSRVVGGTDAQPGAWPWIVSIQAPWKTGTGHVCGGSLISSQWVLTAAHCFIKVSHISTWRVVIGATQLSQQGPETQVRNIARLLVHENYAHGPEENDIALLVLDQPVQCGYYVQLACVPDASLRVSELTTCYVSGWGSTTPRSGQTSDALQEAQVHLIDVELCNSSWWYRGAIHTHNLCAGYPQGGIDTCQGDSGGPLVCKDKSADYFWLVGVTSWGYGCGRARQPGVYTSTQHFYDWILVQMGLRPAVTATPAPQPVLTTTPLQTPTPTQSGSFSPCPFLAQKLVELFILVRDLLQHLRG, encoded by the exons ATGGATTTGCTCCGCGTCATCGTCCTGCTGTCCGTGTGCTGGCCTGTGCACGGCATGTGGGACAACTGTGG AGGGACCTGCGGGCTGCGGCCCATGGTTTCTCGCTATGGCTCATCACGCGTCGTGGGTGGCACAGATGCCCAGCCAGGAGCCTGGCCCTGGATTGTCAGCATCCAGGCTCCCTGGAAAACAGGCACGGGGCATGTATGTGGAGGGTCCCTCATCAGCTCACAGTGGGTCCTCACAGCAGCCCACTGCTTCATCAAGGTCAG CCACATCAGCACGTGGCGCGTGGTGATCGGGGCCACCCAGTTGAGCCAGCAGGGCCCTGAGACCCAAGTGCGCAATATTGCACGGCTCCTGGTTCACGAAAACTACGCACATGGCCCGGAGGAGAACGACATTGCGTTGCTGGTATTGGACCAGCCTGTCCAGTGCGGCTACTATGTCCAGCTGGCCTGTGTGCCCGACGCCTCGCTGAGAGTGTCAGAGCTGACCACCTGCTACGTCAGCGGCTGGGGTTCCACGACTCCAAGAT CTGGACAAACCAGCGATGCGCTGCAGGAGGCCCAGGTCCACCTCATCGACGTCGAGCTCTGTAACAGCAGCTGGTGGTACAGAGGGGCCATCCACACCCACAACTTGTGTGCTGGCTACCCGCAGGGTGGCATCGACACCTGCCAG GGTGACAGCGGTGGTCCTCTCGTCTGCAAAGACAAGAGCGCTGACTACTTCTGGCTTGTTGGGGTGACCAGCTGGGGTTATGGCTGTGGGAGAGCAAGGCAGCCCGGAGTCTACACCTCCACTCAGCACTTCTACGACTGGATCCTGGTCCAGATGGGACTGCGCCCAGCAGTGACGGCTACTCCAGCGCCACAGCCAGTCCTCACCACAACCCCCTTGCAGACGCCAACACCCACGCAGTCGGGCAGCTTTAGCCCCTGTCCATTTCTAGCCCAGAAGCTCGTGGAACTCTTCATTCTGGTGCgggacctcctgcagcacctAAGGGGGTGA